TCTTTACTaaccatatttttcatacttttttttttctcattattttgtattaatttaagtcaatattatattcagcattttaatatttcatggtTCATGAAAAACAGCATGAAACACAAGCGTCTTGTTCTGggttacaataatttttcaaatttgctcttatttagatctaagagcaacagttattcatcattgaaatttctttaatttacaaaagcgattattcataaatttttgaatatcaatggaaaaaaaaatttcacactaatttttttttacattttatagtttaataaacattaaattccgataactttcataattaaaaaataccaaaatatattttagcttgTAATTAAGTGCGTCGGGATAAAAATATATGGAAGGGACACTCCCATCTGCTTCAAAGAGTTGAAGCTTAGAATCTATCTACCCTTGGACCCCTAATCAAACGAGGCCTTTGAATATTAGTGCATTACcaaaaacagataattttattaaaatcatttaaaaaaaatattaaaactaattaaaaactattaatgacGTTATtacattaacttaaaattttataccatttatttaactaaattatatcGATTTATTGATTACTGACAGCCAAcacaaaatcaaattataaacaCATTCACAACCACGAAACTCAATTACATTTCAATGATTTTGGGTTGAAGCACGGATGATTCGGCACAATAAAAAACTGGAAATCACTACTTCCTCTTCGCCACagactttaaatatgaaaacaatgaACAAAGTatacaaacaaaacaattaattgtGTTTGCGAGTATAAAACACTCCTTGCAGtagagtaaatatttctttcggGACATAAAAGAAGACTATAGTCATGATTAAGTTATTCTAGTGAGTAATACAGTAACAATGTGCTCTTTCTAGCGCATAAAGAAAATCATGATCACATAACAGAAGTAAATATGACTTGTCTCTCACTCTCTCTTCAAAAAACTTTCCCTTCTCCTTTCGGGattctatttataaaacacAAGAAAAACAGCATACGACATAAGTTACTAAATAAGCCCGCTCACGCACGCGAACCGACTGCTAGGTGCTTTCTAGTGCATTTTGATCACGCGATGATATAGATCTTAGGTGATTATATTTACCGAAGCACCACACACCGTTCGGAAAAAAAGGCACTAAAACCActtaatgtgataaatttttatgagccgtaggttttagttaaattgattttttttttaaatgttaacattGAACGACAAGAACAAAACatgtaaacattttatagtGTCCACTGAAACCACTTTTATATATCCAGCACAAAAAGAACATAATATACTGGGTGTTGCTCAATCAAcgcccttaatatatatttttgaaaaaaaaaaatttcaaaaatggaacaaaaaaacaTACACATTAAACGctgataaacaaaatataagcgAGGAAAAAAACGTTTCGAATTGTAAGAAATCACTACTAAGGAATTTGGTATTAAAAGTATTAGCGCCTATTTGATTACCTAATGATAATTTCTGCCTATCGAACAGAGGCTGCAGTAatcatttacaataattatgatACGAATTACTTGCGAGGCCGGCAACGTATTGGAACGGGAAGCTTTTTGAGAACACTTAACAAGCATCAGGAACAtcatatttgtttacttttaattgttcacattattaaatttgattgttattaaatatggcCTTTTTATTCATTGCAATATTCTACACTGAACCATTCTGCACACTACTTGAGGGTTTTCTAATAAACCTATCCTTTCTTTCACGAGGCAATGAAACTAACTTAGACGTTTAAACCCCATCTAGAATAGTGAGTCTTCATATTCtgatattgtttatattattgaCGTTTAAACCCCATCTAGAATAGTGATTCTTCATATTCtgatattgtttatatttttgcatctttaaatataaatgtggaACCTCtaatacgtatttttttttactttattatttaagaggagtttaaaaatatatgtttctgaAACTAATACtacaaataatgaaagaaagcaGATCAACGAGGATCTACTTACTTGTAATGTAAATTGATCAGTGATAACACGGCTTTTGCCAGGTATGATGGGACAAAAGCTAGATGCGGTAATGCAGAGCTTTACTCCAagttctttcattaaaaaaatcctcaataaataacgtaaaaataaactattaaacgGTGCTATAAACTATATgtaacacaaaaaaagaaagaaaaagaacaaggaaacaaacaataaaaaagataagatAACTACAGCTCTATTGAATTagagttcattttaaaagaaataaaaagttcaagTAATTCAGGAACTTTTTCaaggagaaaaagaaaaggtaAGAAAACTTTgcattgttgaaaatttatggTATATCAATTATGAAGGAGCGGAAGCCATGTGAACGATATAGTTTGATATTGTTGAGGAAAAAAAGGTTACAAATTGCCTAAATCTTAAACGGCAtagtttaaaagatattatgaaaacttgggattttagttaaagaaagaagaaacaCTAAAACTTTATCTGATAACcacaacatttaataataacactttaataataattgtaacaaCAGTTCGCAACAAGTTATGTGTATTTGTTACTATCGCTATCAATTTAGGTTGCTCTATAGATAATTTTAGATCTTACAAGAACTTAGCAGTTATTTTTCTATCTATCACCCGAGCGATCGATAAATTGTGAAGTTGGAATTGTCCGTGACCCAAATTTTTCCACCGCCAAGTTCGGTCAGACGTCACACAGGCGCTTCATCATAACGAGCAAAGGATTGGATCTAATGATGACTTTACCGCATCATATATAGAATATTATTCCAACTCTCACTTTTAATGAGGAGgcgtgaaaaataaaaatcaccaCGTCATGCCTAAAATAAAGAGACACGTTAtcttctgtttatttattttaccttccCAATAAATAACATAAGAACTAATCTcgaaaggaaaacaaaatcagAAACTGATAATTTTTAGTTGTTCATTTATCCAATCTAACattaacacaaataatttttcacgtacgagaaattaaaaaaaataatcacggGAGTTCTATACTACAAATCCATAAATCGAAGTATTTCCAAAGttatctccccccccccaatagATTCCATCAGAATTTCCcttcaattaaaaatgctataaattataaaattttattccggTCTTTTAAGAGTTTCTGAACAAAAAGTGTTCAACATTGTCTTCTGAATAGTCTTTTGGGGCCGTTAAAATATTACGTAACAAGCTAAAGGGTGGAGATATgtattatgcttatttttgatgACAAAGAGGGGAAGGGGAATGCTTAGGTCATTGCAATTACGTAATGCTAACATAAATATAGTGCTTACGtaagacattaaaattaattttattcaaaactttctaaaaaagcaaagcaaaatatgttcttaaaaaagttacaggaggaaaaatttcttcagaaTAAAAGCTGGAATTCgggaaaagaaaatgttagaagaaaaaattttcttaagagtTTCCAGAAGTCAGGAGAATGAACCACAGAAGAGAAAACGCACAAGATTCGTAAAAAATatctactcaaaattttataaaaggagATAAAACGTTAGTTTTGCTGTTACCtcgtttatttgaatttaatttaaaaattggattgCTACGAAAAAGtcaaagttaaagcaaaaactAGGAAGGGGGTGTTGTGACTTTCTTACTTAATAGAAAAAGGATTgttattcacttaatttttcttttaaaacgacGATTACCAAAAATAGACTTATTATTTGAACGGCTCCATACAATTCacattattgattattataacTCAAAACGTATTCAGgaagtcaattttaaaaaaaagggggagacTCGTTGACTAAATCGTAGTTTTTATAACCCAGCTATCAAAGCAAACAAAACGCAAGCCGGTCGACGACATTTAGAGGTCCAACAGAGAAACTAcgatatttagcaaatatttaggATATACACTGAGCAATTATATGAAGACTCGCAGTCACGACATATATTAGTCTTGCAGAGAAAcaactaaggaaaaaaaaataaataaaaagaaataataatacttgATAGATACAGCTTTAATGATAGTGACGTTACGTATCACTTATGTAACTAGATACAAGACATTAGACCAAACTAGAGTCCCGGGAGATACCTATTTCCAAATTTCATAGGAGTGTGTCACACAATTCACTTTATTGAATAAGGAGTGTGTCACACAATTCACATTATTGAATATTACAACTCAAAACGTATTTAGGaagccaatttaaaaaaagggggagaaTCGTTGACTAAATCGTAGTTTTTCTAACCCAGCTATCAAAGCAAACGAAACGAAAGTCGATCGACGACATATAGCTGTCCAACAGAGAAACTAcgatatttagcaaatatttaggATATACACTGAGAGATTATATGAAGACTCGCAGTCATGACATATATTAGTCTTGCAAAGAAacagctaagaaaaaaaaaataataattttaaaaaaaaaacctaatagATACAGCTTTAAAGAAAGTGACATTACGTATCACGTATGTAACTAGATACAAGACATTAGACCAAAAAAGAGTCCCGGGAGATACCTATTACCCAAATTTCATAGGAGTGTGTCGACTgcttaataattacaatatacaaCTTTATTGGAAAAACCTGTCACCAACCAAATTCTCGATGACTAAGCCCTCTCTTGAAGAACTAAGCTAAACCTAACATGAAATCAAGAATTCATATTCCGAACACttatgataaaaagaaagaaaaaaaaaatttatagatgcAGCTTTAATGAAAGTGACGTTACGTATCACTTATGAAACTAGATACAAGACATTAGCAGTGGTGCAAGTGGCAAAACATGGTTTTGGAGCATCTTTGGAGcaacaaaaatgcaattttggaGCAGCAAAACAAAGATTTGGAGcacattaataaaaagaattaaaacaagaatttaataacaagaatttttaattttgttaaaaattcagtACGGTTAATTAATACAGGGGTAGcagcaaagttttttaaaattttagggtaATTTTAGGAagttttgcagaaaattttagGGGTAATATATGATTTTGCTAGGATAAAAACAGATTACACGGTAGTTTATTACATAACAGaagattattataattcatccatacatatcataaataattgcaagccataaaataaagctctgaaatttattaagtcaagaatgaaatctctaaagtgtaaaaatgaaatttcaactttacatattacctatcaaaaattaaatgcataattcaGGAATAATCAAAAGTGAGaataaatcaagagaaaaaaataaattaacaccaacttggaaaaattaaatatactttattaaatccaaaacaattcataaattaaaatgcaacgctaaataaaaaaattaaggaatatttGACTGAAACTTTACaaacttaaaatcattataagcgatatacatattaaaaaaattcacaatttcatttctttcctATCCTTATCAGATTACagaaaatatacagaaaatgatttaatcatttatgaagcaaaaatataccatataaaaactgtatcaacttaaatattaacaaaaataacactgtcttaaattgtatatactttaaacaattaaaatttaaattctcataTCTCTGATACTTATATGTACTATTAAAGCACACAGAgatgtttccaaaatttaatatcagataaaatttaaggaaatcatgacaaaaatattgctAACTAAAGTTACATATACTGTAAATAATTCCCTTTCTCATCCTCTACAATgtttatataaacaataaaagtattaaaaaaatagttcgaaAAATCAGAACAAATAATCTGCATacctttcattaaaattattaccataaattaaaattctatttcgattctacagtaattttttttaaaaaaaaaggacctTTCTCTCTAAAATAGAatactttatttgatttttatttaatttttaccttcttaatcaaaactttattattacccTTTACCTTAGCTTATTAAGAAACTGTTGTGTGATATTATTAGATATCAAATCAGCAATTTATATTAGAAgttagagaaaaacaaattaattatgatcatttttctaatatattcttGATATGATTTATGAGATTCTTTTACTGCCCTCAATAGTGTTGTGGTGATCTTCAACACTCCTCCATAATTTTGAATGGTATCTTTGATTAGTCTAAGAGACATAACAGTATTCTCATGTTGACTCACATTAatcattgctttatttatagaaaaacctCTCTGAGGATCAGAATTCCTGTgtggcaaaattaaaacagttttaattaatgtagttaaattcttatattttagattattgcttttttatttatatttagcctataactaattttttaggaacaccaacaaaattttatcagatttttaggaattttagggTCTGAGCAtagttttaggaattttatgaattttagggGCCCCTGTTAAtaacatatcttattttttacatttctttgaaGGTCCCTGCATTAAcaagttaagtttatttttagtatctTCCAATGCAGTTAAATATTCTGCTATCCTTGACTTAGCCTCAGATAAAAGGATCTGTCCACTTTCTATAATCGacatgtctttattttttaacccatccttaatatttttttcagctgtgGCTAAGAGATCTTGAGAAGCcttcaattttttctgaaatcaatTTCAGCAGCTTTCAATCTACTTTCCTCAGTTTCAGTGTTTTCACATTCCTTTCGCTTTTTGCTTTCTCTTTTCTCAACCTCTAATCgagcagaataatttttaaatgctccaCGAGCCACTTTAATCATTTCTTTGTCAACTTTAAAGTTATCTAAACCCCCTATTTTGTTGATATGTGACACAACTTGTCTCAAACCATTAACActatacaaatttaaacttgCCCTATTGTCAAGTAGTTTTTTGTTAACACTAAAACCTCTTTCAACATCCGCATTCCCATGTGGTAGGCACAAAAGAGCTTTAAAAAGCTTTGTCAAAagaggatattttatatttcccaAATTATCTTTCTTCGCAAAATAGTTATTCCAAAACACATCAATTGATGTATATTCATTTGAGTCGGAGCCTTCTGGTTCCCCACGTAACCTTGTCCATTCATCTAGTAACAAAGATGCCTCTTCAGGTTTTATAATGGATGGGGTTACTGTTGCCAGATATCTTATCGACCTCAAAGAAGTCTCCTCCATTCTCATTACAGGATGCAACACTTTCAGATGATACAGTAACCTATTTTCAAGAGgcaatgtttttaataactttttagtgCATGCCAAATAAAACGACCTGGCACCcaaatacattgattttttttctgaggaaGATAAAGATGTCATCGCCTTTGTGGTATCAAGTCCTACatctattaaatttgaatttagccAAATTTCTGCGTTTTCTACATCTAATGATTTTAAGTCCTTACCAGACAAACTAAGAAAAGCAGAACTCTTTAGAAACCGTCCTAACAACGCTTTAACAAGAGACACCATTTCATCATATAGCATGTGAATCAATGGTGCCTCAGTTTGGAAAAGACctaaaaatctgtttaatatagctgaaatatttcttaaaaatagagcTTTTGGCAAAAGCAATTTATCTTTGAGGGCTTGCTTCACCCTTTTGTAGCGAGCACCATCCCTGCTGGTTGTACCTAGATCTTTTtcgaaaagttttgaaataacatcaaaCAACTCGAGAAAACGCTCTAACGAGGTCTCTAATGTAAGCCAACGGCTACTAACATGCCTGAAAAGAACCTTTTCGGTCACGTTTAGTTGGCCTTGCAGTTTTCTAAAATCAGCACTTTTAGCTGAGGaatgcttgaaaaaataataaaggtcaATTATAATACCTTCTACTTCACCACCAAAAGTGGTTAA
The nucleotide sequence above comes from Parasteatoda tepidariorum isolate YZ-2023 chromosome 6, CAS_Ptep_4.0, whole genome shotgun sequence. Encoded proteins:
- the LOC139424779 gene encoding uncharacterized protein; translation: MTSKNGGRCSKFNEDVLKECDLNGDLISVWCIKGSKPDEAICTFCNVTISCKHHGSAAIKRHSKNAGHIDKCKNHRDKEGMLMKSTQRRIDFSNSRGIDCVMTHNEKVSAAEIQFVVSLAAKGISYSFCDAATMLFPKMFSDSKIAEDFSCSRAKASYLISDGLGPHFKKSLLEEIRDSGAFFSIMVDETPLPEKRMQQMDILIRFYSNIKGQVIVQHLQSFHIGHGTAEIMFQCLCEVFDELPKDKLLCFFSDGPNVMKSLKAKVESQNAQLLDVSSCSLHKIHNSFSKALTTFGGEVEGIIIDLYYFFKHSSAKSADFRKLQGQLNVTEKVLFRHVSSRWLTLETSLERFLELFDVISKLFEKDLGTTSRDGARYKRVKQALKDKLLLPKALFLRNISAILNRFLGLFQTEAPLIHMLYDEMVSLVKALLGRFLKSSAFLSLSGKDLKSLDVENAEIWLNSNLIDVGLDTTKAMTSLSSSEKKSMYLGARSFYLACTKKLLKTLPLENRLLYHLKVLHPVMRMEETSLRSIRYLATVTPSIIKPEEASLLLDEWTRLRGEPEGSDSNEYTSIDVFWNNYFAKKDNLGNIKYPLLTKLFKALLCLPHGNADVERGFSVNKKLLDNRASLNLYSVNGLRQVVSHINKIGGLDNFKVDKEMIKVARGAFKNYSARLEVEKRESKKRKECENTETEESRLKAAEIDFRKN